A window of Fragaria vesca subsp. vesca linkage group LG7, FraVesHawaii_1.0, whole genome shotgun sequence contains these coding sequences:
- the LOC101293436 gene encoding uncharacterized protein LOC101293436, with protein sequence MLDCPELDYDYLASPTTMDLSYSVILEHTIPEREHSPAVVARCVPLLKRYLLRYKPSEETLLQIDRFCVNTIAECDIGPNRKLSPWSQSVASTASTNTLPLSVPRFASGTCVKSLNYVRSLVSRHLPRRSFHPGAFSGALSATRQSLPSLSSLLSRSFNGQLSPARSGESSENKDVTTMSILNLSNIEKVDGMKDLECFALDVLRWRWLGEQRSSLLLTESDRVANSQEMRTYNLLEVGVAALLVGDLKAKMKGQPWKFFGTADMPYLDQLLQPSPVSAITDSSAAHAHLMAITACKRTKSSPSQI encoded by the exons ATGCTGGACTGTCCTGAGCTG GATTATGATTATCTGGCATCCCCAACAACGATGGACTTATCTTACAGTGTGATTTTAGAACATACTATTCCTGAGAGGGAGCACAG TCCTGCAGTTGTAGCAAGGTGTGTGCCACTTTTGAAACGATACCTTTTAAG GTACAAACCCAGCGAAGAGACATTACTGCAGATTGATCGGTTTTGTGTAAACACTATTGCTGAATGTGATATTGGTCCAAACCGGAAATTGTCTCCATGGTCACAGTCGGTTGCGTCAACAGCATCTACAAATACTCTCCCTTTGTCTGTACCTAGATTTGCTTCTGGGACTTGTGTGAAGTCATTGAACTATGTGCGCTCTCTGGTGTCTCGACATCTTCCAAGGCGATCATTCCACCCGGGTGCTTTTTCTGGAGCTCTGTCTGCAACAAGACAATCCCTTCCGAGTTTGTCATCTTTGTTGAGTAGATCCTTCAATGGGCAGCTAAGCCCTGCACGCAGTGGGGAATCTTCGGAGAATAAAGATGTCACAACTATGTCTATTTTGAACCTATCAAATATTGAAAAGGTTGATGGAATGAAAGATCTTGAATGCTTTGCACTGGACGTTCTCAGGTGGCGCTGGCTTGGAGAACAGCGGTCATCATTATTGCTAACTGAAAG TGATCGCGTTGCAAATTCCCAAGAAATGAGAACATATAATCTCCTAGAAGTAGGTGTAGCAGCTCTACTTGTAGGAGATTTGAAAGCTAAAATGAAAGGTCAACCTTGGAAGTTTTTCGGAACAGCTGATATGCCTTATCTTGATCAACTGTTGCAACCTTCACCAGTATCCGCAATTACTGATTCTTCTGCGGCACATGCCCACCTGATGGCAATAACAGCATGTAAACGCACTAAATCCAGCCCTAGTCAAATATG